The segment GCCTGGAAATCGTCGTAAGCCTGGTTTATTTCCTGCATGCTATTCATGACAAACGGTCCTCTTGCAACTACTGGTTCGTTAAAAGGTTTTGCATGGCCAAATAAAATTGTGCTATCTGCCTGGGCTTCTACTTCAAGGACCTGACTGTCATTTTCAAACTCAACAAGATGTAAAGATCTTACAGACTGATTATTAACTTTTAGTTCCCCTTTAATTACATAGAAGAAAATGTTATGCTCCTCGGGAACAGAAATCATTAATTTCCCTGAAGTTTTAAAACTAATAGTTGCGAGTGTAACATCAGTGAGAGTTTGAAATGCTCCCCTGGTCCCTTTAAATTCTCCGGAAACCACTCTTGCATTTATTCTTCCTTCATCAAAAGCAACTGTTGGGATATCATCCTGCTGAAGTCCTTCATATTTAGGTTCTGTCATTTTCAGATTAGAAGGTAGATTTACCCAAAGCTGAAGAATTTCAAGATCGCCTCCATACTTTTTAAAGTCTTCGGAAGAAATTTCAGCGTGTATCAGGCCACTCCCTGCTGTCATCCATTGTACACCTCCACTGTAGATTACACTCTTGTGGCCTCCGGAATCTTTATGAGCTATATCTCCATCAAGAATAAAAGTAACGGTTTCCATCCCCCGGTGAGGATGTGGTCCAAAAGGTAAACCATTGTTATTTGGTTCATAAGTTTGTGGTCCGTGATGGTTTAAAAATAGGAATGGATCTATCATTTCAAGGTCTCTGGTTGGCATAGGAGAGAAAGTTTCAAGATCGGCGATGGGTCGATATTCGGCTTTGTGTATTCTTTTTATGGAACGCATGCTGTGATTTTCTGATTTTTCTTAAAGATAAAAAATAGATATTTCTAAATCTTCAAGATCGTATAACTTTTAACATAGCGTTTGCGTATAACTCCAAGGAATTACCTCCTGAAAATTTTAATTCAGATACCATCTAATGATAAAATTTCAATTTAAACCGGAAAGTCTCAGGTTTGCCAATCCTAAATTGTTACTATTCATCCTCATTTTCTGCTTCTGTAAAACAAACTCATTTTCACAAAGTAAAAGTCTTGATATAGGCCTAAGGTTCCAGAAAACTATTAACCTATATTGTGAAAACGGAGTTACTGTTCAATACTCAGATGATAGGTTACTGGATCAGCGTTTATATTTGGGGCTGAGCTACGTTAGTAGCAGACTTGGATCTGCAATGGGATCTAACGCATTAAAGCAGGATAATTATTTACTCTCTGGCACTTATTACTTTCGGCCTTTAAAAAGTCTGCAACCGTTTGTAAGGTTGAACACTTAAGCTATTTTCATTCTGATTTAGAATATGAAATTTTTGATGACCTTCCCAATTCTTCTGTTTTACTATCTCCTGAAGCTCCTTAGCTATAAAACCCAAAGTCCGTTTAAATTAGCCGCCTCTTTTGGGTACAACTTAATAATCTAATGATGGAATTGAAGGTCCAGGTACCTTACTTCCTTTGTTTGTCCAAACCAGTCTTACCTGGAATATTTTTCACTCAACTTCAGAAAAAAATGAAAAACTATAAGCTTCTATTCATCCTTTTCTTCCTAATATCCGGTTGCAGTAAAGAACCCGAATTAACACCCGCAATGCTAGGCGGTGGGGTTATTTTTGATCCTTCTATATACGATCCTGAGAGCTTTCTTGTATCTTATGCTATACCAAATCCCACACCGGAACAGGCAGCTCAACTTAGTGATCATTGTTAGCCACGGCTATTCGGCTACTACTTTTGAATGGGAAGAATTCCGGGAATTTACAGATGAAAGCGGGGAAGACGTTTTAATCTCCCGGGTCCTTTTAGGCGGCCATGGAGGAAATTATGAAGATTTCAGGAATTCGGGTTGGAGAGACTGGCAAAGTGCAATAACAAAAGAATATAATCGCCTGGTCGAGGCGGGATATACGAATATTAGCCTACTTGGTTCTTCAACCAGCGGGGTTCTCTTCCTGCAGCTTCTGGCAGAGGATTTTTTCAGGGAAGCACCTCCACACCAAATTTTGCTGGTAGACCCTATAGTAATTCCTTCAAATAAAACGCTGTCTTTGGTTAATATTGTTGGACCTATGTTGGGTTATATTGAAGTTGATCAATCAGCAGCAGAGGATGTCTATTCCTACCACTTTCGGCCCGAAGAGACTTTGAGAGAACTTCAAAAGCTTTTAAATATTGTGAGAAAGGATCTTGAAGATGGAATCCCTCTTCCGCAGGAAACTTCGCTAAAAATGTATAAGTCAAAACAGGATCCTACTGCAGATCCTGTAAGCGCAGTTCTAATTTACAAAGGAGTAAGAACAAATGCAGGTGGTAAAATAGATGTTGAAATGGTAGATTCCAATCTTCATGTTTACACAAACCTTGCATTAAGAGATCACACTCAAATAGATCGGGAAAATCAAATTACTACTTTTCAGGATATTCTTGAGAGGGTAACAGAGGAGTAGAAAAAGTAGGATTGCCTATTCCTTGTTTCTTACATAGATAAGCTTAAACCTTCCTTTCTGGTTCTCTCTGGATTCAATTTCGAATTTGTTAATAGAATTTATCATAGGAGTTAGTTTTTGAAAACCGTAATTTCTCGAATCAAAATTAGGTTGTTTCTTTTGCAAAAGACTTCCTACATCACCAAGAAAAGCCCATCCATCTTCATCGGCAACATCAGAAATTGTATTTGCGATCAACTTAATAACTTTAGGAGTTATTTTATCAATATCATCCTCCTTTTTGCTCGTTTTGCCTTTGTTAGTTTCAGGAGAAGTTTTTTGTTCTCCCTTAAGGATCTCAATGTAAATAAACTTGTCACAGGCTACAATAAAAGGTTCAGGGGTTTTCTTTTCTCCTATTCCAATCACTTTTTTTCCGGCTTCCCGAAGTCTCGTCGCCAGCCTTGTGAAATCACTGTCACTCGAAACCAGGCAGAAACCATCTACCCGATCTGAATATAAAATATCCATAGCATCTATGATCATGGCAGAATCGGTAGCATTTTTACCCTGTGTATACCCATATTGCTGAATAGGATTAATAGCATTCTCCAAAAGCACTGCTTTCCATTTTACCAGGTGTGGTTTGGTCCAGTCACCATATATACGTTTAATGGTAGGATTGCCATATTTAGCTATTTCCTCCATCATTTCCTTAATGTATGCAGAAGGGATGTTGTCACCGTCTATTAAAACTGCCAGGTTGTTTTCCATGTACTTTGTAATAAGGTTTAAAGATATAAAATTCCATAAAAAAAGGCGACACAAGGCCGCCTTTGAAATTTCAATATTGTTTAATAATTGTAACGCAGCAGGGCGTTCATTTTTGATTCCTTTTCTGGCATGAAAGCAGATTCTATTAAGTATACACTTCCTCCCTGTTCTATAACTTTTTTGGCAGCATAGTTCATTAAAGAAATACTATCTTCTCTTCTCTCATTATGAACATCTACAGACATATTATTTTCGTCAAAGGTTCCGAAGAGGTCTTCTCTGTTCTCCAGGAATAAGGTATCAACTTTTCCCTCAAAAATAGAAGGTAGAATATCGGTAACCCTGGTTGAGGTTCTTTCCGGTGGCAGTTCGTTGAAGGTTTTAATTTTTTGATCTTTTTCTTTAGTGAAAAAGGGTTCCAGTTCTTCTACTGCTTTGGCATGTAGTTCAAACATGTTGCGATAATCTGCAGGATTTCCCGGAATACATTTATCATATAAATTTTTATAGGAGTTCGCTTCCTGGTAAATTGGGAACAGGTAATCCTGACATGCCACCACTAAAGGAACATTTTCATCGTGAAGAATCGTGTCAAGGCCTTTGTCTACAGCTCTAAAATATCTTAAAAACTCGTTTTTTCTATCCCGATTTGCCGCATCATAACCGTGTTGTGTGGAGGTTCCGTCGGCATTTGCTCCAATATTATTTCTTTGGGTCTTATGCTTACTATTTTTTTCTTCATAATCATAACCAACTCTATCTTCCAGTTGATCTGGAGTTATGTCATCTATTTTAACTTCTCCAATACTATATTTAGTAGCCTCATAAAGAGCTACATTAGAAATTTGTAATTCCAACAGATAAAATCTTCCATCTCCTGTAAAAGCCGGAGCTAAAGGTTTTAAATAAAATTCTTTTGCAATATAATTATGGGCTTCAAAATTAATAGGAAGTGTAAATTTTTTCAGAATTCCTTCGGAAGCAAAAACCGCAAGGCCATCGCTTTGATGCCTCCAAAAACGCTTATCATCAATTAGCTGAAGGATTGGTTCGGCAATAAGATCTATTCTTTCCTTTGAAATTCCTTTCTCAGTAAGCTTAACTTTTATATCCTTCAACTGAGATTTAAGGCTTTTCTGATTTTCTCCTTCCAGGACTTCCTTACCTCCCCGGTGAGTGGGGATGAATATTGAAACACAAATTTCATTGTTAAACTGTGCTAAATCCAAAAATTCTTCTTTACTGATCAATGCCATATTATTTATTTTTTATTATTTATATCCTATTGATAATGAAATAATTATCTATGGGATCTTTAAATCTTTTAATAAATATAAGGTAGACTGAATAAGCCTGAAATCAAAACCAATAAAGAGAGGATCCTGCTAAATCTTTCTTAATTATTGTTATTAAAAATATATAATTTGGGAAAGGAGATATTTATTTCCGGAAAATAAAATACACTGCCAGGATAAGGCAAAAAAAGGCAGCAATATGATTCCATTTAAAAGTCTCATTTTTGAAAACCACCAGGGCAAAAACGGTGAAGACCACCAGAGTTATTACTTCCTGAATAATTTTAAGCTGAAATAAGGAAAATGGTCCGCCATGTTCCCTAAATCCTATCCTGTTTGCTTAAGCACCTGGAAAATATATTCAAAAAATGCCAGCCCCCAACTAATCATAATAATGGCAAAAATACCCAGTTTTTGAAATCCTTTTAATTCAGCAAATTTTAGATGACCATACCAGGCCAGGGTCATAAAGATGTTGGAAATGATCAACAAAGCAATTGTAAGAAATCCCTTCATTAGATAATGGTGTATAGTATAATTATATAATTTCGTCGTCCGGTTCCACATGGATTAGAACATCTGCTATTTCAGGAAGTTTTAGCAGCAGTTCGTTTTTTACATTGTGTGCGATATCATGACCTTCTTTTACTGTTATTTGAGCACTTACAGCAATATGAAGATCCACGTGAAAATTCATTCCTGTTTTGCGTACATAACATTTCTCTGTTTCTACAACCCCTGGAACGTCTTCAGTAATTCCCCTTATATCGGCAATCATATCGTCATACATATGTTCATCCATTATCTCCCCTAAGGCGGGTCTTAATATAAGATATGCATTATACAATATAAATCCTGAAGCAAACAAAGCAGCCCAGTCATCTGCTGTCTCATAACCGTCACCCATATAAAGAGCTACTGAAATACCTATAAAAGCCATTAAAGATGTAATAGCATCACTTCTATGGTGCCAGGCATCGGCTTTTAAAGCGCTGCTTTTAGTTTCATCACTTTTCCTGGAAACCAGCAGGTAAAAAATTTCCTTTATTATAACAATTACCGCAAGTACAATTAAAGTATAAGGTTCAGGAGTTTGATGTGGAGTGCGAATATGCTCCAGGCTTTCATAAGCTATTACGGTGGCCGATATTACGAGAAACCCTACTACCGCGAAAGTTATTAATGGCTCTGCTTTCCCGTGGCCGTATGGATGATTTTCATCTGGTGGGCGGCTGGAATATTTTAAACCAAGAAGCACCAGGGCCGAGGAGAAAACATCTGTAGTAGATTCTATGGCATCTGCAATTAGAGCATAGGAATTACCAAAAATTCCGGTTACTCCTTTCGCAATTGCCAGGAGGGCATTACCTAAAATACTTAAGTAAGAAGTTTTAATTGCCTCCCGGGTAAGTTCATTCATTCAGCAAAGTTAATCCTCCTATGGCAGTCATTAAAATTTTAATAACACTATTTGAAGAAGCAGAGTTTACCACCACACAATAAAGAATCGTTGATAATTTTCATTTGCAGTTTTCATCCATACCAGAGGGGATTTTTTTACATCAAGTAATTCATCTACCTCTTCTTTTATCCTCTCAAAGGAATACCAGTCTTCGTTTTGGTTTGGAAGGATTGGCCAATCAGGTTTTTTAGGAGTAAAAAATGAGTTTCCAGCATAATCTGCTTCTGTAAAATTCCTTCTGTTTATCCAGTAACCTAGTAATGCACTCATTGTTTATAAAGGGAAAGGAGGTTTCCAAAAGATGTTTTGGCACAAATAGATTGGCGGGAAAGAAAACTTTTTGTTCAATATTTTCAGTGTCAATCCATAACTCCTGAAGGGTAGCTTTACTTTTGTTCTGGTAGAGGAGGGGCAACTGATGGTTTTTAAGCTTATTTATTTTAAGAAGAAGGGAGTCTCTTCGATTTGGACCTATCCACCGTTGCATCTCTTTTGGAAAAGAAGGATCATAAATGTAAAATTTGTAAACCAATTCTACATGAATTGTTTGATTCGTTTCCTGGTCTTTCAGCAAAAAATCTAACTCTCCCAAAGTTATTTTTTCCTCTATAATTTGAACACGGGATGCCAGAATTTTATAATGATTAGAGGATTTAACAGCATGTTCAAAAAAAGTTTCTGCACGTTTTCCTAAAACATTCGTGAGTTGAAGATCCACAAAGTCGTTTTCAGGATCTGTTAGTGCGGTTGATCTAAACTTAAACAAAAACTGATTAAGGCCACAAAATTTTTCATTTATCCATAGGGTAGGTGTGGAAATAAAATTTTCAAATTGCTTAAATACGTGATTTTCCAATTCTTTCAAGATGCTTAATGATTTATTAATATTCTAAAAAATATAAAACCTCTTTAAGTTATAATTTTAAGAAGTTCTAATTATTATAGTTTGCAATGGAAAATATATTATTTTTGGATGTATATCTAAGTTCTATGATATCAAAGTCTACAGACGCTTATAACCTCTATTTTTACGAAGACTTCGTAATTGCCGAAGCAAAAGAAGATGCTGTCGTGAACTCATCTGTTACTGAAGAAGCACTTAAAATTATGTGGCAACACTTCAGTGGAAATCCTTTTACTATTATTTCAAGGCGCACAAATAAATACACTATTTCTGAAAGCGCATATTCGCCTCGCCTTTTCAAAAAAGTTACTGCTATGGCTATTGTCTCTAAAGATCCTGAAGTGAAAGAGAGAGCCTATAAAGAGCAGCTCCTGTTCAATAATTCCTTTGCATTTTTCGAAGAAATAGAGGAAGCTGTTGAATGGGCAAGGAATTTTAAATTGGTTAAATAATTTCTCCTTTTCTAGTTTTCCTCCTCATTATCATCTGTACTTAACAAATATCCAAAGGGTTCCAGTGAGGGAACACTGTTCATTATTACATTTAAAATTCCCAAAATTGGTATTGCCAATATCATTCCTGTAATTCCCCAAATCATATTTCCTGCAATAACAGCAAGTATTACCAAAAAAGGATGGACGTTTACTTTATCACCTACAACGTAAGGTTCTAGGATGTAGCTTTCAACGAACTGGACGATACCAAAAGTTATTATAATTCCTATTAAGACTGTTGTATCACCTGTGGTAAGGAATCCAAAAATTAGCGCCAGGAAAAACCCTATAATATTACCAATATAAGGCAAAAGAGAAAGAAAGGCTGCAATACAGGAAATAAGGATAAAATTATTAACTCCTGAAATTCCCAATCCTATACTATAAAGTACTGCAAGCATGACTATGAGCATAAATTTTCCAACAAGGTATTTTTGAGCAATACCAAGCAGTTTTATTTATGATCTTAAGAGTTTTTTCCTGCCTGTCTCCGGGTGCGAGCTTTAAAATGAAAATTTTAAATCTCCTCCTGTAATTGAGCAGGAAGAAGATGTAAATAAAAGTCAACAGGTAATTACCAATAAAACTCATTACATAAGACATAAAAGTAAAAGCTTTTTCTCCCGAGCTTCCTCCTCCCATAGCAGTAATATTATTTTTCTCCTGATATTCTTCTAAATCTTCTTTAGTATAATTAGTATGTTCATAAATATAATTTTCTGCCTGTTCTATCTTTGGCTTCATCTTTTCCTTAATAGTATCCCAATCATCAACAAAATTTTTAAGTTGAAAAGAAAGAAGGGCAAAAACTCCCAGAGAGATAAGGAATAGTATAAAGGTGCAAAGCAATGATGAAAAAGTTCGGTTAATGCGCTTTTCCATTTTGTTGGCCAATGGTATCATAAGAAGAGCAAGAACGATTGACATCACCAGAGGAGCAAGAAATCCCTGTCCCTTTACCAGGCACAGGATCATGAAGTAAGTTCCTGCAAAGATTAATGTGGTGGTGAATAAGATTTTTTTTCCTTTAGATAATTTCATTGAGCCGAATTCAGTTATACAAAAAATAAAGCCAATCCTGTTTGGGATAGCTTAATAAAGGTACAGTATTATCGCTGCTTTTTTCTTTTTCTAAATAAATTTCCTTACCTCGATCTCTTAAATTTGAAATATACCAAAGGAAGATATGAATGAAGCATAGAAGCGAAAAAAAATTATTTAAATACTGTTATTATATATAAGTTATATTAGCAAACCCATTTTTCACGGGGATTGAAAAATCAGGTGAAAGCCTGCTTAAGAATTATCCACTTCTCTAAATGTTTAGAGTTAGTTTTTATCCTTTTTGCCAAATAACCTTTTAAAGAATCCCTTCTTCTCTTTCTTTTCTTTCTTTTCCTTTTTATCGGCACCTGTAAAAAGCCGTTTCAGGAATCCCTCCTTCTTTTCAGGCTCACAATCCATTAATTGAACTACACTGGCTGAAGGTGGAGAAAATCTCGCCTGGGTAATGGAGTTGAATTGATCTTCCTCATTGAGCTTTTGAAGGAAAAGAGCAAATATTGGTAAGGCGGAATTTGCACCCTGTCCTATAGAGGTAGTTCGAAACCCGATGCGATGATCGTCTGATCCTACCCAGGTAACGGCTACTAATTTTGGCATAATGCCTACAAACCAACCATCTTTATTCGCCTGGGTGGTTCCGGTTTTTCCTGCGATGTCGTTGTTGAGCCTATAGGTTGTTCTTAATCTCGTTGCTGTTCCTTCATTAACAGTGGCTTTCAACATTTCGATCATTATTTGCCTGTTAGTTTCAGAAAAAGCGGGTTTTTCACTTTCCTTAGGCTTAAATTCTGCAAGAACATTTCCCTCGCCGTCTTCAATTCTCGAGATATAATATGGGGTACTTGGTTTCCCGTCATTAACATAACTGGTATATGCTTTTGTTACCTCCTTTAGACTCAATTCTGCAGTACCAAGGGCTATAGAAGGAACCTGCGGAAGATCTGAAGCAATTCCCATTCTCTTAGCCTGATTGATAACATTTGCTATTCCTGTTTGCATAAGCACTTTTACCGCAATAGTATTGATCGATTTACTAAGAGCAGTTTTCATATTGTAATTAATATTTTCATCTTCCTCTGTATTCCCTGAATTTCCGGGAGTCCATCCATCTTTATAGGTAACTTCGTTTAGCGAATAGTAGGTACAGGGTTCAATTCCGTTTTCCAGGGCTGCGGTGTAAACTATAGGTTTAAATGTTGAACCCACCTGCCGTTTACTCTGCGCCACGTGATCATATTTAAAATTTTCAAAGTCAATCCCACCAACCCATGTCTTTATAGCACCTCGCAGGATCTACTGCCAAAAAGCTAAGCATTGAGAAATTTTAGGTAATGGGAAATACTATCCAGAGTACTTGCATTAAGCATTTTATTCCCATCATATTCAAAAAGCTCCATTTCTCTCGTTTCTTCAGCCAGAACTTTTAGGATCTCTTCATCAGTTTTTCCTTTCTCCTGGAGTTTTTTATAAGGTGCTGTACGCTTGGCAGCATCAAGTAAAATAGCTTTGTTTTTCACCCAGGGAGCATTGTCACCATAAGATTTCTCATGAGCCTCCTGTAGTTTAGCCATATGAGTTCGCATCGCTTCTTCAGCCAACTCCTGCATTCTGTAATCCAGAGTAGTGTGAACAATTAGC is part of the Antarcticibacterium sp. 1MA-6-2 genome and harbors:
- a CDS encoding pirin family protein is translated as MRSIKRIHKAEYRPIADLETFSPMPTRDLEMIDPFLFLNHHGPQTYEPNNNGLPFGPHPHRGMETVTFILDGDIAHKDSGGHKSVIYSGGVQWMTAGSGLIHAEISSEDFKKYGGDLEILQLWVNLPSNLKMTEPKYEGLQQDDIPTVAFDEGRINARVVSGEFKGTRGAFQTLTDVTLATISFKTSGKLMISVPEEHNIFFYVIKGELKVNNQSVRSLHLVEFENDSQVLEVEAQADSTILFGHAKPFNEPVVARGPFVMNSMQEINQAYDDFQAGKLGRWEE
- a CDS encoding carboxylesterase, translated to MIIVSHGYSATTFEWEEFREFTDESGEDVLISRVLLGGHGGNYEDFRNSGWRDWQSAITKEYNRLVEAGYTNISLLGSSTSGVLFLQLLAEDFFREAPPHQILLVDPIVIPSNKTLSLVNIVGPMLGYIEVDQSAAEDVYSYHFRPEETLRELQKLLNIVRKDLEDGIPLPQETSLKMYKSKQDPTADPVSAVLIYKGVRTNAGGKIDVEMVDSNLHVYTNLALRDHTQIDRENQITTFQDILERVTEE
- a CDS encoding NYN domain-containing protein — encoded protein: MENNLAVLIDGDNIPSAYIKEMMEEIAKYGNPTIKRIYGDWTKPHLVKWKAVLLENAINPIQQYGYTQGKNATDSAMIIDAMDILYSDRVDGFCLVSSDSDFTRLATRLREAGKKVIGIGEKKTPEPFIVACDKFIYIEILKGEQKTSPETNKGKTSKKEDDIDKITPKVIKLIANTISDVADEDGWAFLGDVGSLLQKKQPNFDSRNYGFQKLTPMINSINKFEIESRENQKGRFKLIYVRNKE
- a CDS encoding DMT family protein, with the protein product MGFREHGGPFSLFQLKIIQEVITLVVFTVFALVVFKNETFKWNHIAAFFCLILAVYFIFRK
- a CDS encoding DMT family protein, translating into MKGFLTIALLIISNIFMTLAWYGHLKFAELKGFQKLGIFAIIMISWGLAFFEYIFQVLKQTG
- a CDS encoding cation diffusion facilitator family transporter, whose amino-acid sequence is MNELTREAIKTSYLSILGNALLAIAKGVTGIFGNSYALIADAIESTTDVFSSALVLLGLKYSSRPPDENHPYGHGKAEPLITFAVVGFLVISATVIAYESLEHIRTPHQTPEPYTLIVLAVIVIIKEIFYLLVSRKSDETKSSALKADAWHHRSDAITSLMAFIGISVALYMGDGYETADDWAALFASGFILYNAYLILRPALGEIMDEHMYDDMIADIRGITEDVPGVVETEKCYVRKTGMNFHVDLHIAVSAQITVKEGHDIAHNVKNELLLKLPEIADVLIHVEPDDEII
- a CDS encoding DUF1853 family protein, translated to MENHVFKQFENFISTPTLWINEKFCGLNQFLFKFRSTALTDPENDFVDLQLTNVLGKRAETFFEHAVKSSNHYKILASRVQIIEEKITLGELDFLLKDQETNQTIHVELVYKFYIYDPSFPKEMQRWIGPNRRDSLLLKINKLKNHQLPLLYQNKSKATLQELWIDTENIEQKVFFPANLFVPKHLLETSFPFINNECITRLLDKQKEFYRSRLCWKLIFYS
- a CDS encoding AI-2E family transporter, with protein sequence MLAVLYSIGLGISGVNNFILISCIAAFLSLLPYIGNIIGFFLALIFGFLTTGDTTVLIGIIITFGIVQFVESYILEPYVVGDKVNVHPFLVILAVIAGNMIWGITGMILAIPILGILNVIMNSVPSLEPFGYLLSTDDNEEEN
- a CDS encoding AI-2E family transporter; translated protein: MKLSKGKKILFTTTLIFAGTYFMILCLVKGQGFLAPLVMSIVLALLMIPLANKMEKRINRTFSSLLCTFILFLISLGVFALLSFQLKNFVDDWDTIKEKMKPKIEQAENYIYEHTNYTKEDLEEYQEKNNITAMGGGSSGEKAFTFMSYVMSFIGNYLLTFIYIFFLLNYRRRFKIFILKLAPGDRQEKTLKIINKTAWYCSKIPCWKIYAHSHACSTL
- a CDS encoding penicillin-binding transpeptidase domain-containing protein — its product is MAQSKRQVGSTFKPIVYTAALENGIEPCTYYSLNEVTYKDGWTPGNSGNTEEDENINYNMKTALSKSINTIAVKVLMQTGIANVINQAKRMGIASDLPQVPSIALGTAELSLKEVTKAYTSYVNDGKPSTPYYISRIEDGEGNVLAEFKPKESEKPAFSETNRQIMIEMLKATVNEGTATRLRTTYRLNNDIAGKTGTTQANKDGWFVGIMPKLVAVTWVGSDDHRIGFRTTSIGQGANSALPIFALFLQKLNEEDQFNSITQARFSPPSASVVQLMDCEPEKKEGFLKRLFTGADKKEKKEKKEKKGFFKRLFGKKDKN